Proteins encoded within one genomic window of Rhododendron vialii isolate Sample 1 chromosome 1a, ASM3025357v1:
- the LOC131320787 gene encoding phenylacetaldehyde synthase encodes MEGGLKPMDAEQLRENAHKMVDFIADYYKNIESFPVLSQVQPGYLHKLLPVSAPNQPESLQDVLDDVQTKILPGVTHWQSPDYFAYFPSNSSVAGFLGEMLSAGINMVGFSWITSPAATELEMIVLDWLAKLLKLPDDFLSTGQGGGVIQGTASEAALVVLLAARDKVLRTVGKDAIGKLVAYASDQTHSSLQKACQIGGIHPENCRLLKTDKSTEYALSPESLSAAISHDIAVGLIPFFLCGTVGTTSSTAVDPLPALGQITKSNGMWFHVDAAYAGSACICPEYRHYIDGIEEADSFNTNAHKWFLTNFDCSALWVKDRNALIQSLSTNPEFLRNKASEANLVVDYKDWQIPLGRRFRSLKLWMVLRLYGLENLQSYIRNHIALAKHFEELISQDPRFQVVAPRKFSLVCFCLLPPHDKEDCANKLNADLLDAVNSTGKLFISHTVLSSKYTLRFAVGAPLTEERHVNEALKVLQDKATSLLQTL; translated from the exons AT GGAGGGTGGGTTGAAGCCAATGGACGCGGAACAATTGCGAGAGAATGCTCACAAGATGGTAGATTTCATTGCTGATTACTACAAGAACATTGAGAGCTTCCCAGTTCTCAGCCAAGTTCAG CCTGGGTATCTGCATAAACTTCTGCCAGTTTCCGCACCAAACCAGCCGGAATCATTGCAAGATGTTCTTGATG ATGTGCAGACAAAGATCTTGCCAGGGGTAACCCATTGGCAAAGCCCGGATTATTTTGCGTATTTTCCCTCCAACAGCAGTGTCGCTGGATTTTTGGGAGAAATGCTCAGTGCtggtattaacatggtgggcttTAGTTGGATTACTTCTCCTGCTGCAACGGAACTTGAAATGATTGTTCTTGATTGGCTAGCAAAACTACTTAAGCTTCCTGATGATTTCCTTTCAACAG GACAAGGTGGTGGGGTGATACAGGGAACAGCAAGTGAAGCTGCTCTTGTTGTGCTACTGGCTGCTCGTGATAAAGTTCTGAGAACGGTTGGAAAGGATGCCATTGGAAAGCTTGTAGCTTATGCATCTGATCAAACACATTCGTCTCTGCAGAAAGCCTGCCAG ATTGGCGGGATTCACCCAGAGAATTGTAGGCTGCTGAAGACGGATAAGTCCACTGAATATGCTCTTTCTCCTGAATCACTAAGTGCAGCAATATCACATGACATCGCCGTTGGCCTAATCCCTTTTTTCTTATGCGGAACT GTTGGTACTACTTCATCAACTGCTGTGGATCCTTTGCCTGCACTGGGACAGATCACCAAG AGTAATGGAATGTGGTTTCATGTGGATGCTGCGTATGCTGGAAGTGCTTGTATATGTCCAGAATATAGACACTATATTGATGGCATTGAAGAAGCTGACTCGTTTAATACGAATGCTCATAAATGGTTTCTCACGAACTTCGATTGTTCAGCTCTCTGGGTAAAG GACAGGAATGCTCTGATTCAGTCACTCTCAACGAATCCAGAATTTCTGAGAAATAAA GCCTCTGAAGCAAACTTGGTTGTGGATTACAAAGACTGGCAAATCCCTTTGGGCCGCAGGTTCAG GTCACTGAAGTTATGGATGGTACTAAGACTTTATGGTTTGGAAAATCTGCAATCTTACATAAGGAACCATATTGCATTGGCTAAACACTTTGAAGAACTCATTTCTCAAGACCCAAGATTTCAG GTTGTTGCCCCAAGGAAGTTCTCGTTGGTTTGTTTTTGCCTTCTGCCTCCCCATGACAAGGAAGATTGTGCTAACAAACTAAACGCTGACTTACTGGATGCTGTTAACTCAACTGGGAAATTATTCATCTCGCACACA GTTCTATCCAGTAAGTACACACTACGTTTTGCGGTAGGAGCTCCATTGACAGAAGAAAGGCATGTTAATGAAGCATTGAAGGTTTTACAAGACAAGGCCACTTCCCTGCTACAAACTTTGTGA